The DNA region ATATATTATCAGgttattattatcttatcttAAGTGACATGATTCTTTAAAATTTGGACTTTTCCCAGGCATGTATGGGAGTCAAAGGCTGATGGGGCTTTTGCCATTTCTGAAGATGTTTGGAATGAGCCACTTGGACGGGGAACAGAAATTAGGTTGCACCTCAGAGATGAATCTCAGGAATATTTAGATGAGAACAAATTAAAGGTAAGGGACTTCCAATGGTCATTATCCTAGGTTTACAATTTTGTTTCCTGTAGGGGAATGTATAAATTCATTtgcattttccttttcttttctttttttggttTATCGTAATTTACCTGATGTTTCATTATGTTTGTAACGCGTTTTTGTTGCATTCTAGGAATTGGTCAAAAAGTAttctgaatttatcaacttCCCGATCCAGCTCTGGGCTAGCAAAGAAGTGGATGAAGATGTCCCTGTTGAGGATGATGAGTCGAGTGACGAAGAGGAAACATGTATGATAGATCATCTGTGTGTTCTTCTAAATAATTGTGCAAATTTTTTACCTATGTCTAGCTTAAGTAATTTTTAAGTTGAATTAGTTTCTAGTGGTTGCTCATTTTCTCACTAAGTAATGTGCTCCATTAACAGCTGAAAGTAAATCATCTGAGGGTGAAGGGGAGGAAGACGATGCTGAGAAAGAAGAGGATGAGAAGAAACCCAAGATGAAGAAAGTAAAGAAAACGACATATGAGTGGGAACTTTTGAATGATATGAAAGCTGTATGGTTGCGGAATCCAAAAGAAGTTACCGAGGAAGAATACCAGAAATTTTATCACTCTCTGGCCAAGGTAGGTGCTGCCAAATTATAACGGGCCCCATGTGGACAAAGGTCTTTGATACGCAATGATtgatctttttttaaaatttgagctACATTTATTCCAACTAGCAGGACTTCAGTAATGAGAAGCCTCTAGCATGGAGTCACTTCACCGCAGAAGGTGATGTCGAGTTCAAGGCTGTGTTGTTTGTGCCACCCAAGGCACCTCAGGATTTATACGAGAGTTACTACAACTCCAAGATATCTAACTTGAAATTATATGTAAGACGGGTCTTTATCTCAGATGAATTTGATGATCTTCTACCCAAGTATCTGAACTTCTTGAAGGTAATTTTGTTCTCTAAAAAGGAGAAGATTTTATTCTAGCAAAGATGTGCTTGCTGGCCTTATTTTTATGAATATTCGGTTTTTATGTGACCAGGGTCTTGTTGATTCTGATACTTTACCACTTAATGTATCGAGAGAAATGCTGCAGCAACATAGCAGCTTGAAAACTATTAAGAAAAAACTTATTCGCAAGGCCCTCGATATGATCCGCAAACTTGCTGATGAGGACCCCGATGAATCTAATGATAAAGAGAAGAAAGGTACGCACTCGTAGGATTAGGTACTTTTAGAGGTGGAAAGAGATGTATCCCTCAAGTCGGCAAGTCaattaaatgaataaaaagTATTTGTTGGTGATGCAAAGAAGTTATATCTTGTAATTCTTAATTTGAAGAACAAAATCCTATCATACGATTAAGATATTTCTAGTTTCTATTCTGATccgataaaaaaatttatgtcacATAGTTTTGCTTATACTCTGAAATTTGATGCTGCTGCAGATGTTGaagatgttgaagatgttgAAGAATCCGACAACAACAATGAGAAGAAAGGTCAATACTCTAAATTTTGGAATGAATTTGGCAAGTCAATTAAGCTTGGTATTATCGAGGATGCCACTAACAGAAACCGCTTGGCGAAACTTCTTCGATTTGAGACGTGAGTTCGTAGCTTGactatacattttttatttttattcttctGTGGGGTGgcaattgtatttttttttcaactctGGTGTATGGTCCGTGCAGAACCAAATCAGATGGTAAATTAACGTCACTGGACCAATACATATCAAGAATGAAATCAGGGCAGAAGGATATCTTTTATATTACTGGAACAAGCAAGGAACAGTTGGAGAAATCCCCATTTCTCGAGagattgacaaagaagaattaTGAGGTAGGCCTTGATTTTATCATACTGATTTGCTAACTTGGTTCACAGTGGCCACCCCCTCCAGTCCTGTAATGTTTTTTTTGCTTGCTCTGACAAGTTATACCCACGTTGTGGTTGCAGGTTATTTTCTTCACTGATCCTGTAGATGAATATCTGATGCAATATTTAATGGATTACGAGGACAAGAAATTCCAGAATGTGTCAAAAGAAGGTCTGAAAATTGGAAAGGATTCGAAAGATAAAGAACTGAAGGAGTCATTCAAGGATCTGACCAAATGGTGGAAGGGTGCTCTCGCCAGTGAGAACGTGGATGATGTGAAGATAAGCAACCGTTTAGCTGACTCCCCATGTGTTGTAGTGACCTCAAAATATGGTTGGAGCTCAAACATGGAAAGGATCATGCAGTCTCAAACGCTGTCAGATGCAAATAAGCAAGCTTACATGCGTGGAAAGAGGGTGCTCGAAATTAACCCACGACACCCTATTATCAAGGAGCTTCGGG from Primulina tabacum isolate GXHZ01 chromosome 14, ASM2559414v2, whole genome shotgun sequence includes:
- the LOC142524188 gene encoding endoplasmin homolog isoform X1; translation: MRKWAIPSVLFLLCLLFLLPDQGRKLHANAEVDVDAPVDPPKVEDKIGAVPHGLSTDSDVVKRESESISRKTLRAHAEKFQFQAEVSRLMDIIINSLYSNKDIFLRELISNASDALDKIRFLSLTDKEILGEGDDTKLEIQITLDKEKKILSIRDRGIGMTKEDLIKNLGTIAKSGTSAFVEKMQTSGDLNLIGQFGVGFYSVYLVADYVEVISKHNDDKQHVWESKADGAFAISEDVWNEPLGRGTEIRLHLRDESQEYLDENKLKELVKKYSEFINFPIQLWASKEVDEDVPVEDDESSDEEETSESKSSEGEGEEDDAEKEEDEKKPKMKKVKKTTYEWELLNDMKAVWLRNPKEVTEEEYQKFYHSLAKDFSNEKPLAWSHFTAEGDVEFKAVLFVPPKAPQDLYESYYNSKISNLKLYVRRVFISDEFDDLLPKYLNFLKGLVDSDTLPLNVSREMLQQHSSLKTIKKKLIRKALDMIRKLADEDPDESNDKEKKDVEDVEDVEESDNNNEKKGQYSKFWNEFGKSIKLGIIEDATNRNRLAKLLRFETTKSDGKLTSLDQYISRMKSGQKDIFYITGTSKEQLEKSPFLERLTKKNYEVIFFTDPVDEYLMQYLMDYEDKKFQNVSKEGLKIGKDSKDKELKESFKDLTKWWKGALASENVDDVKISNRLADSPCVVVTSKYGWSSNMERIMQSQTLSDANKQAYMRGKRVLEINPRHPIIKELRERVVKDPEDESVKQTAQLMYQTALMESGFILNDPKDFAGRIYSSVKNSLNISPDAIVEEEDDVEETETESIGKETESPSKTEELESDVKDEL
- the LOC142524188 gene encoding endoplasmin homolog isoform X2, whose amino-acid sequence is MRKWAIPSVLFLLCLLFLLPDQGRKLHANAEVDVDAPVDPPKVEDKIGAVPHGLSTDSDVVKRESESISRKTLRAHAEKFQFQAEVSRLMDIIINSLYSNKDIFLRELISNASDALDKIRFLSLTDKEILGEGDDTKLEIQITLDKEKKILSIRDRGIGMTKEDLIKNLGTIAKSGTSAFVEKMQTSGDLNLIGQFGVGFYSVYLVADYVEVISKHNDDKQHVWESKADGAFAISEDVWNEPLGRGTEIRLHLRDESQEYLDENKLKELVKKYSEFINFPIQLWASKEVDEDVPVEDDESSDEEETSESKSSEGEGEEDDAEKEEDEKKPKMKKVKKTTYEWELLNDMKAVWLRNPKEVTEEEYQKFYHSLAKDFSNEKPLAWSHFTAEGDVEFKAVLFVPPKAPQDLYESYYNSKISNLKLYVRRVFISDEFDDLLPKYLNFLKGLVDSDTLPLNVSREMLQQHSSLKTIKKKLIRKALDMIRKLADEDPDESNDKEKKDVEDVEESDNNNEKKGQYSKFWNEFGKSIKLGIIEDATNRNRLAKLLRFETTKSDGKLTSLDQYISRMKSGQKDIFYITGTSKEQLEKSPFLERLTKKNYEVIFFTDPVDEYLMQYLMDYEDKKFQNVSKEGLKIGKDSKDKELKESFKDLTKWWKGALASENVDDVKISNRLADSPCVVVTSKYGWSSNMERIMQSQTLSDANKQAYMRGKRVLEINPRHPIIKELRERVVKDPEDESVKQTAQLMYQTALMESGFILNDPKDFAGRIYSSVKNSLNISPDAIVEEEDDVEETETESIGKETESPSKTEELESDVKDEL
- the LOC142524188 gene encoding endoplasmin homolog isoform X3; translation: MRKWAIPSVLFLLCLLFLLPDQGRKLHANAEVDVDAPVDPPKVEDKIGAVPHGLSTDSDVVKRESESISRKTLRAHAEKFQFQAEVSRLMDIIINSLYSNKDIFLRELISNASDALDKIRFLSLTDKEILGEGDDTKLEIQITLDKEKKILSIRDRGIGMTKEDLIKNLGTIAKSGTSAFVEKMQTSGDLNLIGQFGVGFYSVYLVADYVEVISKHNDDKQHVWESKADGAFAISEDVWNEPLGRGTEIRLHLRDESQEYLDENKLKELVKKYSEFINFPIQLWASKEVDEDVPVEDDESSDEEETSESKSSEGEGEEDDAEKEEDEKKPKMKKVKKTTYEWELLNDMKAVWLRNPKEVTEEEYQKFYHSLAKDFSNEKPLAWSHFTAEGDVEFKAVLFVPPKAPQDLYESYYNSKISNLKLYVRRVFISDEFDDLLPKYLNFLKGLVDSDTLPLNVSREMLQQHSSLKTIKKKLIRKALDMIRKLADEDPDESNDKEKKDVEESDNNNEKKGQYSKFWNEFGKSIKLGIIEDATNRNRLAKLLRFETTKSDGKLTSLDQYISRMKSGQKDIFYITGTSKEQLEKSPFLERLTKKNYEVIFFTDPVDEYLMQYLMDYEDKKFQNVSKEGLKIGKDSKDKELKESFKDLTKWWKGALASENVDDVKISNRLADSPCVVVTSKYGWSSNMERIMQSQTLSDANKQAYMRGKRVLEINPRHPIIKELRERVVKDPEDESVKQTAQLMYQTALMESGFILNDPKDFAGRIYSSVKNSLNISPDAIVEEEDDVEETETESIGKETESPSKTEELESDVKDEL